One window from the genome of Salisaeta longa DSM 21114 encodes:
- a CDS encoding ATP-binding protein: MSRFLLAAVGLVVVGFPLMGPSSRAQPPQQRYTVEDGLPNNHITALARTGNGLLWIGTADGLAVYDGHRFRSVALPAAISKDVVTALRPMPDGSVWAGIGHDAVQVRLQGVQRYVVLDEHSVTDIVVQNERLRFVTDFAVWTLPRGAGQPARTRFRYKTLRGVTNVWGAAVDTRQRLWILNSGEGLGRVSRAGRVSFVHPAIPDASEGAAEYGDLQICSGRRGWVVRGSQLLAFNAEAPAIRTLKEKAQGLPARATLACGEEGVYVFQGGAVAYYSHAHQTVQRVAALDAEPTALQRDANNHLWIGTRRGLVQHVGGGIRYIRSVEGTRIRTGTGFRTMGTALWANTWGEGLLQLRPTRRRVTPGGHIRWVFAHSAEEALHALASPRRDWYRWTPDAGWVRQGVARGAVRGYVDSAGVGYFWHNNGLYRHVPTADTVRGLRLRAWSVDDSQHHLMGPSPTGDIILFDEGYLLRLQRPDGAVVDTLAWVPEHATSQGRRLHVDSAGRIWCPFRGSGVLRVDPSTGTAETLLEGTVVEKMTAAGDSLIMANTNNGLYVMDPATGAVVRHLTRADGLLANDVNGSRLLRDTLYVGHQTGVTLIPYQRFARYPARPTALLTGLEVGLHNRPLAASETLAVGDRTIGFSYTGVSLAYAHRVQYEVRLMPRDTTWRATQRSFTRFTDLPPGTYRFQVRARLGHRAAGPVASYVFTMPPHLYERWWVQGVIVLLLLGVALGGYRWRIRRYERRQTHLRRVVEERTRELAYEKEKTEAQAERLAALDEAKNRFFAYISHEFRTPLTLILNPLRDAFRAATHETATLPVKELRPIIDNAYRLERLVDQLLDLAKLDADEMTLDCQVVDVASLVARTAEAFASMAERQSIDLQVHQPSEAVPASVDVDKIEKIVTNLLSNALKYTPEGGRITVHVAREMHGAEPRVQLKVADTGPGIAPEAQHHIFERFAQAHASAADPPAGTGLGLTLCKQLVALHGGQIAVESTPGHGATFTVELPVEVSPDAACEDVAPALDAPAPHVAERPAAGDGAAESAAERILVVEDNAEMRAYLRDKLANQWEVRVAEGGAEGWSAVQDQPPALVLSDVMMPTFDGFELCRRIKADDDLRTIPVLLLTARASTDATVEGLSCGADDYIQKPFDIEELRQRIANHLAARAHLEAQYRSEVKVGATVVDAQDAPFAEQLLETINKHISNPDLTVGQLAEETALSRRQFTRRVKEATGEPPATFLRTYRLEQAQQLLDQTPETVAEVAYAVGFKSTSSFSRSFRKATGLSPTEYMEQA; the protein is encoded by the coding sequence TTGAGCCGTTTCCTTCTTGCCGCCGTGGGCCTCGTCGTCGTTGGCTTTCCGCTGATGGGGCCTAGCAGTCGTGCACAGCCCCCACAACAGCGCTACACGGTCGAGGATGGGCTGCCCAACAATCACATCACGGCCCTGGCCCGCACAGGCAACGGGCTGCTGTGGATTGGGACGGCCGACGGGCTGGCGGTGTACGATGGGCACCGCTTTCGGTCCGTCGCGCTCCCTGCTGCTATTTCTAAGGATGTCGTAACAGCATTGCGGCCGATGCCGGACGGTTCGGTATGGGCCGGCATCGGCCACGATGCCGTGCAGGTGCGCCTGCAGGGCGTTCAGCGCTACGTGGTGCTCGACGAGCACTCGGTGACCGACATTGTCGTTCAGAACGAGCGGTTGCGCTTCGTAACCGACTTTGCCGTGTGGACGCTGCCGCGCGGTGCGGGCCAGCCGGCGCGCACCCGGTTTCGATACAAAACGCTGCGCGGCGTGACGAATGTGTGGGGCGCGGCGGTGGATACCCGGCAACGCCTCTGGATCTTGAACAGCGGGGAGGGGCTGGGCCGGGTCAGTCGCGCGGGCCGCGTTTCATTCGTGCATCCTGCCATTCCGGACGCCTCGGAGGGGGCTGCAGAATACGGCGACCTGCAGATTTGTAGTGGGCGCCGCGGGTGGGTGGTGCGGGGAAGCCAGCTGTTGGCATTCAATGCCGAGGCCCCGGCCATCCGCACGCTCAAAGAAAAAGCACAAGGGCTGCCCGCAAGAGCAACGCTCGCCTGCGGAGAAGAAGGAGTTTATGTATTTCAAGGCGGGGCCGTTGCGTACTACAGCCACGCGCACCAGACCGTGCAGCGCGTGGCCGCGCTCGACGCCGAGCCGACGGCCCTGCAGCGCGATGCCAACAACCACCTGTGGATTGGGACCCGGCGCGGATTGGTGCAGCACGTGGGTGGCGGCATCCGGTACATCCGCTCGGTGGAGGGCACGCGCATCCGCACGGGTACAGGATTCCGGACGATGGGGACCGCGCTATGGGCGAATACGTGGGGCGAGGGGCTGTTGCAATTACGTCCTACCCGCAGGCGCGTTACGCCGGGCGGCCACATCCGGTGGGTGTTTGCGCATAGCGCCGAGGAGGCGCTGCACGCGCTGGCCTCGCCCCGGCGGGACTGGTACCGGTGGACGCCAGACGCCGGATGGGTGCGGCAAGGCGTTGCCCGCGGGGCCGTGCGCGGGTACGTGGACAGCGCGGGCGTAGGGTACTTCTGGCACAACAACGGCTTGTACCGCCACGTGCCAACGGCCGATACGGTGCGGGGTTTGCGCCTGCGCGCCTGGTCGGTCGATGACTCACAGCATCACCTGATGGGCCCCTCGCCCACCGGCGATATTATTCTGTTCGACGAAGGATATCTTCTCCGGCTACAGCGCCCCGACGGCGCCGTTGTCGATACCCTCGCGTGGGTGCCCGAACACGCAACCTCGCAAGGGCGCCGGTTGCATGTTGACAGCGCCGGGCGCATCTGGTGCCCGTTCCGTGGAAGTGGCGTGCTGCGGGTTGATCCATCTACCGGCACGGCCGAAACCTTGCTGGAGGGAACCGTCGTGGAGAAGATGACGGCCGCGGGCGATAGCCTCATCATGGCCAACACCAACAACGGCCTGTACGTCATGGATCCCGCCACGGGGGCGGTCGTCCGGCATTTGACGCGAGCCGATGGGCTGCTTGCAAACGACGTAAACGGCAGCCGATTGCTGCGTGACACGCTGTACGTTGGGCACCAAACGGGCGTTACGCTGATCCCGTACCAGCGATTTGCTCGGTATCCTGCACGCCCCACCGCCCTACTCACTGGGTTGGAGGTGGGCCTGCACAACCGCCCGCTTGCTGCATCGGAAACGTTGGCTGTGGGCGACCGCACCATCGGCTTCTCGTACACGGGCGTTAGCCTGGCGTATGCCCACCGGGTGCAGTACGAGGTGCGGTTGATGCCACGAGACACCACGTGGCGCGCCACCCAACGGTCGTTTACGCGTTTTACGGACCTGCCGCCCGGCACCTACCGCTTTCAGGTACGGGCACGCCTGGGCCATCGGGCCGCCGGTCCGGTGGCATCGTACGTGTTTACCATGCCGCCGCACCTGTACGAGCGGTGGTGGGTTCAGGGCGTCATCGTCCTTCTGCTGTTGGGCGTGGCGCTTGGCGGGTACCGCTGGCGCATTCGCCGGTACGAGCGCCGGCAAACCCATTTGCGTCGCGTCGTTGAGGAGCGCACGCGCGAGCTGGCCTACGAAAAAGAGAAAACGGAAGCACAAGCCGAGCGGCTTGCGGCCCTCGATGAGGCCAAAAATCGTTTCTTTGCCTACATCAGCCACGAATTTCGCACGCCGCTAACGCTTATCCTCAACCCGCTGCGCGACGCCTTCCGAGCCGCCACGCACGAGACGGCCACCCTGCCCGTGAAGGAGCTGCGTCCGATCATCGACAACGCCTATCGGCTGGAGCGCCTCGTCGACCAGCTGCTTGACCTGGCGAAGCTCGATGCCGACGAGATGACCCTCGACTGCCAGGTGGTGGATGTTGCGTCGCTTGTGGCCCGTACCGCCGAGGCCTTCGCATCCATGGCAGAGCGGCAATCAATCGATTTGCAGGTGCACCAGCCGTCAGAAGCCGTGCCGGCCTCGGTGGATGTCGACAAGATAGAGAAGATCGTGACGAACCTTCTCTCGAATGCCCTGAAGTACACCCCCGAAGGGGGGCGCATTACGGTGCACGTTGCCCGCGAGATGCACGGGGCAGAACCGCGCGTACAGCTCAAGGTGGCAGATACCGGACCGGGCATCGCGCCCGAGGCCCAGCACCACATCTTCGAGCGGTTTGCGCAAGCCCACGCGTCGGCCGCCGATCCGCCGGCAGGAACCGGGCTGGGCCTTACGCTCTGCAAACAGCTCGTGGCGCTGCACGGCGGGCAGATTGCGGTGGAGAGCACGCCGGGCCATGGGGCCACGTTTACCGTAGAACTTCCGGTGGAGGTATCGCCGGACGCAGCGTGCGAAGACGTAGCGCCTGCCCTTGACGCCCCGGCTCCCCACGTCGCCGAACGACCCGCCGCGGGCGACGGGGCGGCGGAATCTGCTGCGGAGCGCATCCTGGTGGTAGAGGACAACGCCGAGATGCGGGCGTACCTGCGCGATAAGCTCGCAAACCAATGGGAGGTGCGCGTGGCCGAAGGCGGGGCGGAGGGCTGGTCTGCCGTGCAAGACCAGCCGCCGGCACTTGTGTTGAGCGACGTGATGATGCCCACCTTCGACGGCTTTGAACTCTGCCGCCGGATAAAGGCCGACGACGACCTGCGCACCATCCCTGTGCTCTTGCTCACGGCGCGCGCCAGTACAGACGCCACCGTGGAGGGGCTATCGTGCGGGGCCGACGATTACATCCAGAAACCCTTCGACATCGAAGAGCTCCGGCAGCGCATTGCCAACCACCTGGCGGCCCGCGCGCACCTCGAAGCGCAGTACCGCAGCGAGGTCAAGGTTGGCGCAACGGTGGTGGATGCGCAAGACGCGCCCTTCGCCGAGCAACTGCTAGAAACCATCAACAAGCACATCAGCAACCCCGACCTAACCGTCGGGCAGCTGGCCGAAGAAACGGCGCTGAGCCGTCGGCAGTTTACGCGCCGCGTGAAAGAAGCCACCGGCGAACCCCCAGCGACCTTCCTGCGCACATATCGCCTTGAGCAAGCCCAGCAGTTGCTGGACCAAACCCCCGAAACGGTGGCCGAAGTCGCCTACGCCGTCGGGTTCAAATCCACCTCTTCATTTTCGCGCTCCTTCCGAAAAGCTACGGGCCTGTCGCCCACCGAGTACATGGAGCAGGCATGA
- a CDS encoding PAS domain S-box protein translates to MADAAWYTVAHAGEDVDPSAELCARIAASGDAVGPDALKSAAQQEDTGRPMFLRSTSQLRCVGGIALKDDTGRCFGALSLWGHARSSSDEKRQRRLRDVARTVSDAFTAHMSRGGEDIRTSTYRKMIDDAGDAVFVVSRDGRFVDVNASLATLLQQRITKLLNRSLYQVLDTGTHTTADVRRMIKTVHNGRSRRCTLTLRRADGAPVETEARLQSTTYLGYPAVMGIARRAAGDAAPKTNTRSKATLRGMAEATPGVLYDFRVARDGSYVADFVSAQTESVLGIAPKPYETFFERFVDCLPAPHPKQMKTSIEQALEMQKSWTYETPFVRPDGRKIWLECRSNPQWKGDVLAYQGIIIDITEQRRTERALRRSEARLRGLANSLPGVIFQFQATEEVPATDHEAPDRVEALPYTLPYVSEAAEDILGLDPNGPNLLGTFIERVPSDHRATLLSSIADRVRNPKPWSFEIPYDHPNGERIWLQGASTPDADSDVSVYNGLLLDITSRRVAEQEVKETKNFYEQILDALPTELAVFDRDARFVYVNKSGVSNPEVRDWIIGCTNTEYCQRRGLPEAIGKRRDAAIRSVARTQEAETFEEVIPGPDGPRYYRRTHSPIIGLDGSVEYVIGHGPNITEQKEASQALRNERDRLATLFNALPIPLVQGRLHEDRMRFHSANPAFRETFGTFDAPEAPELCSRLAPEAMDEARALNRTLLEEGAVRAEVRRKTVEGYRDFEVQAVVRTSSGRSPEVYATYVDISDRVAYERGLQEAKTKAEEAARLKNAMLANMSHEVRTPLTAILGFSEVLADELAAEHERFARLIHQSSNRLLRTLNAVLDLARLDAQAYAMHTERLDIRELIRDTVAMLEAQADENNVTLTVHLPDAPLQGTYDKNAIERVLTNLLGNAIKFTPPGGTVQVRAERTDGWATIAVEDTGIGISKAFMETIFEAFTQESEGTNRTYEGTGLGLSITKRLVEAHDGTIAIESTKGEGTTVTVQLPCEEGVPAD, encoded by the coding sequence ATGGCCGATGCCGCATGGTACACCGTGGCCCATGCCGGCGAGGACGTAGACCCCAGTGCCGAGCTGTGCGCGCGCATTGCCGCATCGGGCGACGCGGTGGGGCCAGACGCGCTTAAGTCTGCGGCGCAGCAAGAAGACACCGGGCGGCCTATGTTTCTGCGTTCAACCTCGCAGCTCCGGTGTGTGGGGGGCATCGCACTGAAAGACGACACGGGGCGGTGCTTTGGCGCGCTGTCGCTCTGGGGGCATGCCCGCTCGTCTTCAGATGAAAAGCGCCAGCGGCGGTTGCGTGATGTAGCGCGTACCGTGAGTGATGCCTTTACCGCGCACATGTCGCGGGGTGGCGAAGACATCCGTACGAGCACCTATCGCAAGATGATCGACGATGCGGGCGATGCCGTGTTTGTCGTGTCTCGTGATGGACGGTTTGTGGATGTGAATGCGTCGCTGGCCACCTTGCTGCAACAGCGCATCACGAAGCTTTTGAACCGTTCGCTCTATCAAGTTCTCGATACTGGAACCCACACCACGGCAGATGTGCGCCGCATGATCAAGACGGTGCACAACGGCCGGTCGCGCCGGTGCACGCTTACCTTGCGCCGTGCCGATGGAGCACCCGTAGAAACCGAAGCGCGCCTGCAGTCCACCACCTACCTGGGCTACCCGGCGGTTATGGGCATCGCCCGCCGGGCGGCGGGCGACGCAGCGCCGAAGACCAACACCCGTTCGAAGGCGACGTTGCGGGGCATGGCAGAAGCTACGCCCGGCGTGTTGTACGATTTTCGAGTTGCGCGCGATGGCTCGTACGTGGCCGACTTTGTGAGCGCGCAGACCGAGTCGGTCCTGGGCATCGCGCCTAAACCGTACGAAACATTTTTTGAGCGATTTGTCGATTGCCTCCCGGCGCCGCACCCGAAGCAGATGAAGACGTCCATCGAACAGGCACTGGAGATGCAAAAGTCGTGGACCTACGAGACGCCCTTTGTGCGGCCCGACGGGCGTAAGATCTGGCTGGAGTGCCGCTCCAACCCGCAGTGGAAGGGCGACGTGCTGGCGTATCAGGGCATCATCATCGACATCACCGAGCAGCGCCGCACCGAGCGCGCGCTGCGCCGCAGCGAAGCCCGCCTGCGCGGTCTGGCCAACAGCCTGCCGGGCGTCATCTTTCAGTTCCAGGCCACAGAGGAGGTGCCAGCCACCGACCATGAAGCGCCTGATCGCGTGGAGGCACTGCCCTACACGTTGCCCTATGTGAGCGAAGCAGCCGAAGACATTTTGGGCCTCGACCCCAACGGCCCAAACTTGCTGGGGACGTTCATAGAGCGCGTTCCCTCCGATCATCGCGCGACGCTGCTTTCCTCCATTGCCGACCGCGTGCGCAACCCGAAGCCCTGGTCCTTTGAAATACCGTACGACCACCCGAACGGAGAGCGCATCTGGCTGCAAGGAGCTTCAACCCCCGACGCCGACAGTGATGTGTCCGTGTACAACGGCCTCTTGCTAGACATCACAAGCCGGCGCGTGGCCGAGCAAGAAGTCAAAGAAACCAAAAACTTTTACGAGCAGATCCTGGACGCGCTTCCGACAGAGCTCGCCGTGTTTGATCGAGACGCGCGGTTCGTGTACGTCAACAAGAGCGGCGTCTCCAACCCCGAGGTGCGCGACTGGATCATAGGGTGTACAAACACCGAGTACTGCCAGCGTAGAGGACTTCCGGAAGCGATAGGCAAGCGCCGCGACGCTGCCATTCGATCGGTCGCGCGCACGCAAGAGGCGGAAACGTTTGAGGAGGTGATTCCCGGCCCCGACGGCCCGCGCTATTACCGGCGCACCCACAGCCCCATCATTGGGCTGGACGGCTCGGTGGAATACGTCATAGGGCACGGGCCCAACATCACGGAGCAAAAAGAAGCAAGCCAGGCGCTCCGCAACGAGCGCGACCGGCTGGCGACCCTCTTTAACGCGCTCCCCATTCCGCTGGTGCAGGGGCGCCTGCACGAGGATCGGATGCGGTTTCATTCGGCCAACCCGGCCTTCCGCGAAACCTTTGGCACGTTCGACGCTCCCGAGGCTCCTGAGCTGTGCAGCAGGCTGGCACCCGAGGCCATGGACGAGGCCCGCGCCCTAAACCGCACCTTGCTGGAGGAAGGGGCGGTGCGCGCAGAGGTGCGCCGCAAGACCGTTGAGGGGTACCGCGATTTTGAAGTACAAGCCGTCGTACGCACGTCGTCGGGGCGCAGCCCCGAGGTGTACGCCACCTACGTCGACATCAGCGACCGCGTGGCGTACGAGCGCGGGCTGCAAGAGGCCAAGACCAAGGCCGAAGAAGCCGCGCGCCTCAAAAACGCCATGCTGGCCAACATGAGCCACGAGGTGCGTACGCCCCTCACCGCCATTTTGGGCTTCTCGGAAGTGCTCGCCGATGAGCTTGCGGCCGAGCACGAACGCTTTGCGCGCCTCATCCACCAAAGCAGCAACCGCCTGCTGCGCACCCTGAATGCGGTGCTCGATTTAGCGCGCCTCGATGCGCAGGCCTACGCCATGCACACCGAGCGCCTCGACATCCGCGAGCTGATTCGCGACACCGTGGCCATGTTAGAGGCACAGGCTGATGAAAACAACGTGACCCTTACCGTCCACCTTCCCGATGCGCCCCTACAGGGGACCTACGACAAAAATGCCATTGAACGCGTGCTTACCAACCTGCTGGGCAACGCCATCAAGTTTACGCCGCCGGGCGGCACCGTGCAGGTACGCGCCGAGCGAACCGATGGGTGGGCGACGATAGCGGTGGAAGATACCGGCATTGGCATCAGCAAGGCCTTCATGGAAACGATTTTCGAGGCCTTCACGCAAGAGTCGGAAGGCACCAACCGGACGTATGAAGGCACAGGGCTGGGGCTTTCCATTACCAAGCGCTTGGTAGAGGCCCACGACGGAACCATTGCCATCGAAAGCACCAAAGGCGAAGGGACCACGGTAACGGTGCAGCTGCCCTGCGAAGAAGGTGTGCCCGCTGACTAA
- a CDS encoding PQQ-dependent sugar dehydrogenase, with the protein MRYAGSLCFALVLVLLSTGCASESGAPSSQATADPVAAPSDPEVVLARVTSEEETFRVVRVLEGLVHPWAIDWLPDGRMLITERTGRLQLVTNGTLQSVANVPDVWDENQGGLLDIAVGPNYATDGWMYMTYSAREGDVGGTVLARAKLDGARLTNREVLYKQTPFLAPDYHFGSRIVFPGDGTLLVTLGERGQRREETVEIPGNHHSIGTTVRLNLDGSVPQDNPFVGQPNARPEVYTYGHRNQQGMAIHPETGDVWQHEHGPYGGDELNLIEPGNNYGWPKVSYGETYTSPHRPIGQTEAPGVVQPVVFWDPSIAPSGMAFYTGDKFPNWKNQIFLGALARQQVRRIVLDSTEVAHQERLLFAELGRIRDVATGPDGYLYLLEDAENGALYRLEPVQ; encoded by the coding sequence ATGCGCTACGCTGGTTCCCTTTGCTTCGCCCTCGTCCTGGTTCTCTTGAGTACCGGGTGCGCAAGTGAATCGGGCGCGCCGTCGTCGCAGGCAACCGCCGATCCGGTGGCCGCGCCGTCCGATCCGGAGGTTGTGCTGGCGCGTGTCACATCAGAAGAGGAGACGTTCCGGGTGGTGCGCGTGCTGGAAGGCCTTGTGCATCCCTGGGCGATCGACTGGCTGCCGGACGGGCGCATGCTCATCACCGAGCGCACCGGCCGCCTGCAACTGGTTACCAACGGGACGCTCCAATCGGTGGCCAACGTGCCCGACGTGTGGGATGAAAACCAGGGCGGGCTGCTCGACATTGCGGTCGGCCCCAACTACGCGACGGACGGCTGGATGTACATGACCTACTCGGCCCGCGAGGGCGACGTGGGCGGCACGGTGCTGGCACGCGCAAAGCTTGACGGGGCCCGCCTGACGAACCGCGAGGTACTGTACAAGCAAACGCCGTTTCTGGCGCCCGATTACCACTTTGGATCGCGCATTGTTTTTCCTGGCGATGGAACGCTCCTCGTAACGCTTGGTGAGCGCGGGCAGCGGCGGGAGGAAACCGTCGAGATACCGGGCAACCACCACTCCATCGGCACCACCGTACGCCTCAACCTAGACGGCAGCGTTCCGCAAGACAACCCGTTCGTGGGGCAGCCCAACGCGCGCCCCGAGGTGTACACCTACGGCCATCGCAACCAGCAGGGCATGGCCATTCATCCCGAAACCGGCGACGTGTGGCAGCACGAGCATGGGCCCTACGGTGGAGACGAGCTCAACCTGATTGAGCCGGGCAATAATTACGGGTGGCCGAAGGTGAGTTACGGCGAAACGTACACCTCACCGCATCGCCCCATCGGGCAAACCGAAGCACCGGGAGTTGTGCAGCCTGTTGTGTTTTGGGATCCCTCGATTGCCCCGTCGGGCATGGCCTTTTACACCGGTGACAAATTTCCGAACTGGAAAAATCAGATCTTCTTGGGCGCCCTAGCCCGTCAGCAGGTGCGGCGCATTGTGCTGGACAGCACCGAGGTTGCCCATCAAGAACGCCTCCTGTTCGCCGAGCTTGGCCGCATCCGGGACGTAGCGACCGGCCCCGATGGGTACTTGTACCTGCTTGAAGACGCTGAAAATGGTGCCCTCTACCGCCTTGAGCCCGTGCAATAA
- the mreD gene encoding rod shape-determining protein MreD, translating to MALSPRRLLAAVAVMLAQWLVLGRLAIWNSVPDAPLLFLAWYALRTNRRAGAVMGFALGLAMDVIYGTWGIYALVKTLIGFLLGAVALDDREALRIQVQQAFLGGLVIALFHNGLVVILLALQTESSNAVLVNSVWLGSAVYTGLLAVIAALFADGT from the coding sequence ATGGCCCTTTCGCCCCGTCGTCTGCTGGCTGCTGTTGCTGTGATGCTGGCCCAATGGCTGGTGCTGGGGCGGTTGGCGATTTGGAATAGCGTACCGGATGCGCCCCTTCTCTTCTTGGCGTGGTATGCCCTGCGCACCAACCGGCGGGCGGGCGCCGTCATGGGGTTTGCGCTGGGCCTGGCGATGGACGTCATCTACGGCACCTGGGGCATCTATGCGCTGGTGAAGACGCTCATCGGATTTTTGTTGGGCGCCGTTGCCCTAGACGACCGCGAGGCACTGCGCATTCAGGTGCAGCAGGCCTTTTTGGGAGGGCTTGTGATTGCGCTCTTTCATAACGGACTCGTGGTTATTCTGCTGGCGCTGCAAACAGAAAGCAGCAACGCTGTGCTCGTCAACAGCGTGTGGTTGGGCTCGGCGGTGTACACGGGGCTTCTGGCCGTTATCGCGGCGCTCTTTGCAGATGGGACGTAG
- the dacB gene encoding D-alanyl-D-alanine carboxypeptidase/D-alanyl-D-alanine endopeptidase, translating into MMGHWMGRRALALLVLVGGSLVLGARPPVAPLAEQVNRLLTRWNAEDTFWGVYIADATTGRMLYGHNAQKAFLPASNQKVLTTATALSTLGSTYRYQTELRFDGRVAGTVMRGDFVIDGSGDPTFGSYEMGGGDPLEAWAERLARMGVTRLEGRLIGDDDVFDDRAYPEGWDIDYVTEQAGRYMGVPAGGLSYRDNVVAVRIAATRPGRPPAVSVRPEGAVTIRNDATTSRRWRGSTVQVERTFRGNTIRLTGTVARSYRGITNVPVTNPTTFTLQSFVDRLHDAGIETALTLIDIDDLADEPPTADPLFVSVSPPLRDIIEATNKESNNFYAEQLMRTYGWGGSARGGAARTEALLRRAGVPPGRVEVYDGSGLSRKNMVTPQAMGKLLVHMARDSEREAFMASLPAGGERNTTLDYRLAHIPIRAKTGSLRFVRALSGYVTRPNDNRVVFCIIANNYVGGSYLVTRTIDDIVRTLATTTTR; encoded by the coding sequence ATGATGGGGCATTGGATGGGGCGACGCGCCCTCGCGCTGTTGGTACTGGTGGGTGGAAGTTTGGTGTTGGGTGCCCGCCCGCCGGTCGCTCCATTGGCCGAACAAGTGAATCGCCTGCTTACGCGCTGGAACGCCGAAGATACCTTTTGGGGCGTGTACATAGCCGACGCCACCACCGGGCGCATGCTGTATGGTCACAATGCCCAGAAAGCCTTTCTGCCAGCCTCAAACCAAAAAGTGCTCACAACCGCCACCGCGCTCAGCACGCTGGGCAGTACCTATCGGTACCAAACCGAGCTTCGGTTTGACGGGCGCGTTGCGGGCACGGTGATGCGCGGCGATTTTGTGATTGACGGGTCGGGCGATCCGACCTTTGGAAGCTACGAGATGGGCGGTGGCGACCCGCTCGAAGCCTGGGCAGAGCGTTTGGCACGCATGGGCGTTACGCGGCTTGAGGGGCGCCTCATCGGCGACGACGACGTCTTCGATGACCGCGCGTACCCCGAGGGCTGGGATATTGATTACGTCACCGAGCAGGCCGGCCGGTACATGGGCGTGCCTGCCGGGGGGCTGTCGTACCGCGACAACGTGGTGGCCGTGCGCATCGCGGCCACGCGGCCCGGCCGCCCGCCCGCCGTGTCCGTGCGCCCCGAAGGCGCTGTAACGATCCGCAATGACGCCACCACAAGCCGCCGCTGGCGCGGAAGCACCGTGCAGGTTGAGCGCACGTTTCGGGGCAACACCATTCGCCTGACCGGCACCGTGGCCCGCTCTTACCGTGGCATAACAAATGTGCCCGTTACCAACCCGACCACCTTCACGCTGCAGAGCTTCGTAGACCGCCTGCACGATGCGGGCATCGAGACGGCGCTCACCCTCATTGACATCGATGACCTGGCAGACGAGCCCCCGACGGCCGATCCGTTGTTTGTATCGGTATCGCCTCCCCTGCGCGACATCATTGAAGCAACCAACAAAGAGAGCAACAACTTTTACGCCGAGCAGCTGATGCGCACGTACGGGTGGGGCGGATCGGCGCGTGGCGGGGCGGCGCGCACCGAGGCGCTGCTGCGCCGTGCCGGGGTTCCGCCCGGGCGCGTGGAGGTGTACGACGGGTCGGGGCTATCGCGCAAAAACATGGTTACGCCGCAGGCTATGGGCAAGCTGCTCGTGCACATGGCGCGGGACAGCGAGCGCGAAGCCTTTATGGCTTCGTTGCCCGCGGGCGGCGAGCGGAACACCACGCTCGATTATCGGCTCGCCCACATTCCCATCCGGGCCAAAACGGGGTCGCTTCGCTTCGTGCGAGCCCTCAGCGGGTACGTCACCCGCCCCAACGACAACCGCGTGGTCTTTTGCATCATCGCCAATAACTATGTGGGCGGCTCGTACCTTGTCACGCGTACCATCGACGACATCGTGCGCACCCTCGCCACCACAACCACCCGCTAA
- a CDS encoding DUF3098 domain-containing protein gives MAQSPSGSRSRRSRSNTPVFQQRNYTLLLVGLVCIVLGFGLMRLENEFLGVISLYVAPLIILFGYLEIIYAILWRPARPDDAEA, from the coding sequence ATGGCTCAATCGCCCAGTGGCTCGCGCAGCCGACGCTCGCGCAGCAACACCCCCGTCTTTCAGCAGCGCAACTACACGCTCCTGCTCGTTGGGCTGGTGTGCATTGTCCTGGGCTTCGGGCTGATGCGCCTGGAGAATGAGTTTTTGGGCGTGATTTCGCTCTACGTAGCCCCTCTCATCATCCTCTTTGGCTACCTCGAAATCATCTACGCCATTTTGTGGCGCCCGGCCCGGCCCGACGACGCCGAAGCATAG
- the ndk gene encoding nucleoside-diphosphate kinase, translated as MATERTLAILKPDCVRKALVGEVLRRIQDAGFTLRALKMMQLTKKEAEGFYAVHEGKPFFDSLTDFMSSGPCVPVVLEKENAIADFRTLIGATDPSEADDGTIRSDFADSIGENIVHGSDSVANGKKEAAYFFPEHEIVANG; from the coding sequence ATGGCTACCGAACGAACGCTCGCCATTCTCAAGCCCGACTGCGTACGCAAGGCGCTCGTGGGCGAAGTGCTGCGGCGCATTCAAGATGCCGGCTTCACGCTGCGCGCGCTCAAGATGATGCAGCTTACCAAGAAAGAGGCGGAGGGCTTCTACGCCGTACACGAAGGCAAACCGTTCTTTGACAGCCTGACCGACTTCATGTCGAGCGGGCCCTGCGTGCCGGTGGTGCTAGAGAAAGAAAACGCCATTGCCGACTTCCGCACGCTCATCGGTGCCACCGATCCATCGGAGGCAGACGACGGAACCATCCGGAGCGACTTTGCCGACTCGATTGGGGAAAACATCGTGCACGGCTCCGACTCGGTAGCAAACGGCAAGAAGGAAGCCGCCTACTTCTTCCCGGAGCACGAAATCGTGGCCAACGGGTAA